Proteins encoded by one window of Silvibacterium dinghuense:
- the atpC gene encoding ATP synthase F1 subunit epsilon, whose amino-acid sequence MAETNTIQVRLVTPERILVDQTVNAVEVPGKSGYLEVLYGHAPLLSELGAGEVRLHGGEGGEQRFHVARGFVEVLPERVTILAESAVKPEDIDTGEAKEELEEGKKLWSEAGEDAEKYDEANELIREAESLLESAQGGQKQG is encoded by the coding sequence ATGGCAGAGACAAATACTATCCAGGTCCGGCTCGTCACTCCTGAGCGCATCCTCGTCGATCAGACGGTGAATGCGGTGGAAGTGCCAGGCAAGTCCGGCTATCTCGAAGTGCTCTACGGGCACGCGCCGCTGCTTTCGGAGCTGGGTGCGGGGGAAGTTCGCCTGCACGGTGGCGAAGGCGGAGAGCAGCGTTTCCATGTGGCGCGCGGCTTTGTCGAAGTGCTGCCGGAGCGGGTGACCATCCTGGCGGAGAGTGCGGTGAAGCCCGAGGACATCGATACGGGCGAGGCCAAAGAAGAGCTCGAGGAAGGGAAGAAGCTCTGGAGCGAGGCCGGCGAAGACGCCGAAAAGTATGACGAGGCGAACGAGCTTATCCGCGAGGCCGAGTCTTTGCTCGAGAGCGCGCAGGGCGGTCAGAAGCAGGGGTAA
- a CDS encoding MBL fold metallo-hydrolase has product MVRMTVLASGSKGNSTVVSSSRTRILVDAGLSCRELFKRMQAAGEDPRTLDAILVTHEHVDHVQGLAVTARKLGIPVYFTEATHRAWARWMTPRKRVTYAEWLEQRRQQAAEELAASAEFVDEVSEDAIGEDAIREAAAEEDAVAVDTPAKTEADPARLPGVEYFTAGEAFCVGDIAVTPFTIPHDAIDPVGFVFEANGIRVGIATDLGYMPAHVEQRLKRCDVLMLESNHDLDMLRDGPYPWSVKQRVMSRVGHLSNDAAAKFLEGGYDGQAAYVVLAHLSESNNMPELARLAAERALRDRMSLLGNRLLLATQQAPLESIVL; this is encoded by the coding sequence ATGGTAAGGATGACAGTGCTGGCCAGCGGTTCGAAGGGCAACAGCACGGTTGTCTCCAGCTCCCGCACGCGCATCCTGGTGGATGCCGGCCTCTCCTGCCGCGAGCTTTTTAAGCGGATGCAGGCCGCCGGTGAGGATCCCCGGACGCTGGATGCGATTCTTGTCACCCACGAGCACGTGGACCATGTGCAGGGGCTGGCCGTGACCGCCCGCAAGCTGGGCATTCCTGTGTACTTTACTGAGGCTACGCATCGCGCCTGGGCGCGCTGGATGACTCCGCGCAAGCGCGTGACCTACGCCGAGTGGCTGGAGCAGCGCCGCCAGCAGGCAGCGGAAGAGCTGGCTGCCTCCGCGGAGTTTGTGGACGAGGTCTCGGAAGACGCCATCGGGGAAGATGCCATCCGGGAGGCTGCGGCCGAAGAGGATGCGGTTGCCGTGGATACTCCGGCGAAGACAGAAGCCGATCCAGCTCGCTTGCCCGGGGTTGAGTACTTCACGGCCGGTGAGGCTTTTTGCGTGGGCGATATCGCAGTCACGCCTTTTACGATTCCTCACGATGCGATCGATCCGGTGGGCTTTGTTTTTGAAGCCAATGGCATTCGTGTGGGAATTGCCACCGATCTCGGCTACATGCCGGCGCACGTCGAGCAGCGGTTGAAGCGCTGCGATGTGCTGATGCTGGAGTCGAATCACGATCTCGATATGTTGCGCGACGGCCCTTATCCGTGGTCGGTGAAGCAGCGTGTCATGTCGCGCGTCGGGCACCTCTCGAACGATGCCGCGGCAAAATTCCTTGAGGGTGGGTATGACGGGCAGGCCGCGTATGTCGTGCTCGCACACCTCTCGGAAAGCAACAACATGCCGGAGCTGGCGCGGCTGGCTGCAGAACGGGCGCTACGGGATCGAATGAGTTTGCTGGGGAATCGACTTTTACTTGCTACCCAACAGGCGCCTCTCGAATCTATTGTTTTATAG
- a CDS encoding 3-hydroxybutyryl-CoA dehydrogenase has translation MTEIRTVGVIGAGTMGNGIAHVFARSGFPVFLYEVQQAALDRGLETMRKNLAREVAKGKLSAEEQDAALARITGTLDRTQLAACDLAVEAATERFEVKAALFAELDRTLPQEAILASNTSSISITRLAAQTKRPDRVIGMHFFNPVPVMTLVEVIRGLQTSQATFDAVHGVALALGKSPVEVHDAAGFVSNRVLMPMINEAIFAVMEGVATAEAVDQVFKLGMAHPMGPLTLADFIGLDVCLDIMRVLQEGIGDPKYRPCPLLVRMVDAGWLGRKSGRGFYTYS, from the coding sequence ATGACTGAGATTCGTACCGTCGGCGTCATTGGCGCTGGCACCATGGGCAACGGTATTGCCCACGTTTTTGCGCGCAGCGGCTTTCCGGTTTTTCTTTATGAAGTACAGCAGGCAGCGCTCGATCGCGGTCTTGAAACGATGCGCAAGAACCTTGCCCGCGAAGTGGCAAAAGGGAAGCTCTCGGCGGAGGAGCAGGATGCCGCGCTGGCTCGCATCACCGGCACGCTCGACCGCACGCAATTGGCTGCCTGCGACCTGGCTGTGGAGGCTGCAACCGAGCGCTTCGAGGTGAAGGCTGCGCTCTTCGCGGAGCTTGACCGGACATTGCCGCAGGAGGCAATTCTCGCTTCGAACACCTCGTCCATCTCTATTACGCGGCTGGCGGCACAGACGAAGCGTCCGGACCGTGTGATCGGCATGCACTTTTTCAACCCTGTTCCGGTAATGACGCTGGTCGAGGTGATTCGCGGTCTCCAGACCTCGCAGGCGACCTTCGATGCCGTGCATGGTGTTGCTCTTGCGCTGGGCAAATCGCCGGTGGAAGTGCACGATGCCGCGGGCTTCGTTTCGAATCGGGTGCTCATGCCGATGATCAACGAGGCCATTTTTGCGGTGATGGAAGGCGTGGCTACGGCCGAAGCCGTCGACCAGGTCTTCAAGCTGGGTATGGCGCACCCCATGGGACCGCTCACGCTGGCGGACTTTATCGGCCTCGATGTTTGCCTCGACATTATGCGTGTGCTGCAGGAGGGGATTGGAGACCCGAAGTATCGGCCCTGTCCGCTGCTGGTGCGCATGGTGGATGCGGGCTGGCTGGGGCGCAAGAGCGGACGCGGCTTCTACACGTATTCCTGA
- the atpD gene encoding F0F1 ATP synthase subunit beta: protein MAENIGKVVQISGPAVDVQFDEAKMPGIYQALRVVSEGFNVPSPVNVILEVQQHLGEGRVRCVAMESTEGMVRGMKVIDLGGPISVPVGRETLGRVLNVIGEPVDELGPVNAKEYRPIHRQAPAFDEQATSEEMFETGVKVIDLIQPFLKGGKIGLFGGAGVGKTVIIQELINNVATKHGGFSVFAGVGERTREGNDLWLEFQEAGVIDLKDFSKSKAALIYGQMTEPPGARLRVALTGLTIAEHFRDEEGADTLLFIDNIFRFTQAGSEVSTLLGRMPSAVGYQPNLATEMGELQERITSTKKGSVTSVQAVYVPADDLTDPAPATTFAHLDATTVLSRPLSELGIYPAVDPLASSSRILSPRVVGQEHYDVAQGVKRILQRYKDLQDIIAILGIDELSEEDKITVSRARKVQKFLSQPFHVAEQFTGIPGKYCKIADTVRSFKEVIEGKHDDIPEQAFYLKGTIEDVLEAAEKLKAQK from the coding sequence ATGGCAGAAAACATCGGCAAAGTGGTTCAGATCTCCGGTCCCGCCGTCGACGTGCAGTTCGACGAGGCGAAGATGCCCGGCATCTACCAGGCGCTCCGCGTTGTGAGCGAAGGCTTCAATGTACCGTCACCCGTCAACGTCATCCTTGAAGTGCAGCAGCACCTTGGCGAAGGCCGCGTGCGCTGCGTGGCCATGGAGTCGACCGAGGGCATGGTTCGCGGCATGAAGGTCATCGACCTCGGCGGACCGATCTCCGTTCCTGTGGGCCGCGAGACGCTGGGCCGTGTGCTGAACGTGATCGGCGAGCCGGTCGACGAGCTCGGTCCGGTGAACGCAAAGGAATATCGCCCCATTCATCGCCAGGCTCCGGCCTTCGACGAGCAGGCAACCTCGGAAGAGATGTTCGAGACCGGTGTCAAGGTCATCGATCTCATCCAGCCCTTCCTCAAGGGCGGCAAGATCGGCCTCTTCGGCGGCGCTGGCGTCGGCAAGACGGTCATTATTCAGGAGCTGATCAACAACGTTGCGACCAAGCACGGCGGCTTTTCGGTGTTTGCCGGCGTGGGTGAGCGTACCCGTGAGGGGAACGACCTCTGGCTCGAGTTCCAGGAAGCCGGCGTCATCGATCTCAAGGATTTCTCGAAGTCGAAGGCCGCTCTGATCTACGGCCAGATGACCGAGCCGCCCGGTGCGCGTCTGCGTGTGGCGCTGACCGGCCTGACTATCGCGGAGCACTTCCGCGACGAAGAAGGCGCGGACACGCTGCTCTTCATCGACAACATCTTCCGCTTCACGCAGGCGGGCTCGGAAGTCTCGACGCTGCTGGGCCGCATGCCCTCGGCCGTCGGCTACCAGCCGAACCTCGCCACCGAAATGGGCGAGCTGCAGGAGCGCATCACCTCGACGAAGAAGGGCTCGGTCACATCCGTGCAGGCCGTCTACGTTCCGGCCGACGATCTTACCGATCCGGCTCCGGCGACGACCTTTGCTCACCTCGATGCGACCACCGTGCTCTCCCGCCCGCTGTCCGAGCTGGGTATCTACCCCGCCGTCGATCCGCTGGCGTCGAGCTCGCGTATCCTCTCGCCGCGTGTGGTCGGGCAGGAGCATTACGATGTGGCCCAGGGCGTGAAGCGCATTCTGCAGCGCTACAAGGATCTGCAGGACATCATCGCGATCCTTGGCATCGACGAGCTCTCGGAAGAGGACAAGATTACCGTCTCTCGCGCGCGCAAGGTGCAGAAGTTCCTTTCGCAGCCCTTCCACGTGGCCGAGCAGTTCACCGGCATCCCGGGCAAGTACTGCAAGATCGCGGATACGGTTCGCTCGTTCAAGGAAGTCATCGAAGGCAAGCACGACGACATTCCTGAGCAGGCCTTCTACCTCAAGGGCACGATCGAAGATGTGCTCGAAGCGGCTGAAAAGCTCAAGGCCCAGAAGTAA
- a CDS encoding Stp1/IreP family PP2C-type Ser/Thr phosphatase produces MQTTLKLEAAAATHKGNVRSGNEDAYACCPEAGAFVVCDGMGGAAAGETASHLAVSTVVERICAASPGAEPRKTLESAIAAANRRVFSYAQKDFSLHGMGTTLVAAVICGHHVVISHVGDSRCYLFHLGRLIRLTNDHSLVDEQVRLGQLTPDQADRSPLRNVITRAIGTQKTVSAETGELDLETGDMLLLCTDGLTRELSDERIVELLQALEAKRAPVETISEALIAEANAAGGRDNVTCIVTRIAG; encoded by the coding sequence ATGCAGACGACACTCAAGCTCGAGGCCGCGGCCGCCACGCATAAAGGGAATGTCCGATCCGGCAATGAAGATGCGTATGCTTGTTGTCCGGAGGCGGGTGCGTTTGTCGTTTGCGATGGCATGGGCGGAGCTGCCGCCGGTGAGACCGCCAGTCATCTTGCCGTGAGCACCGTTGTTGAGCGTATCTGTGCGGCGTCGCCCGGAGCCGAGCCGCGCAAGACGCTGGAAAGCGCTATCGCCGCGGCCAATCGCCGCGTCTTCTCCTATGCGCAGAAGGATTTTTCGCTGCACGGCATGGGGACGACGCTGGTCGCCGCGGTCATCTGTGGCCACCACGTGGTGATCTCGCATGTCGGCGACAGCCGCTGTTACTTATTCCACCTGGGACGCCTGATCCGCCTGACGAACGATCATTCGCTGGTGGACGAGCAGGTGCGGCTGGGCCAGCTTACGCCCGATCAGGCGGACCGCTCGCCGCTGCGCAATGTGATCACGCGCGCCATCGGCACGCAGAAGACGGTTTCGGCCGAGACGGGCGAACTCGACCTTGAGACCGGAGATATGCTCCTGCTCTGTACCGACGGACTGACCCGCGAGCTCTCCGATGAACGGATCGTGGAGCTGCTCCAGGCTCTTGAGGCAAAGCGTGCGCCGGTCGAGACCATCTCCGAAGCTCTGATCGCCGAGGCGAATGCTGCCGGCGGCCGTGACAACGTCACCTGCATCGTTACCCGCATCGCCGGCTGA
- a CDS encoding ATP synthase F0 subunit B: MLQDLLRQLGELLLGSVPTMIIFLILVLAYRFVLYGPLKRVLAERRNRTTGAVEKAHAAVAAADGKSQEYEARLRAARAEILRAREQRVQEWNAQRDKALGAARLATQERVATARQGIEQESASARQKIESSTDQLAAQILQAVLPARAEGVR, encoded by the coding sequence ATGCTACAAGACCTTCTGCGTCAACTCGGCGAACTTCTGCTCGGCTCCGTGCCGACGATGATCATCTTCCTGATCCTCGTGCTGGCCTATCGTTTCGTTTTATATGGACCTTTAAAGCGTGTGCTGGCCGAGCGCCGCAATCGCACCACCGGCGCGGTAGAGAAGGCGCATGCCGCCGTCGCTGCCGCTGATGGCAAGAGCCAGGAATATGAGGCGCGCCTGCGTGCTGCACGGGCAGAGATTCTTCGTGCCCGGGAGCAGCGTGTCCAGGAATGGAACGCTCAGCGCGACAAGGCGCTGGGAGCTGCCCGTCTGGCCACGCAGGAGCGCGTTGCCACGGCTCGGCAGGGCATCGAGCAGGAGTCCGCTTCGGCCCGCCAGAAGATCGAGTCCTCGACCGATCAGCTTGCCGCCCAGATTCTGCAGGCTGTACTGCCTGCGCGCGCGGAGGGAGTCCGTTGA
- a CDS encoding ATPase — MKLRRRTVFSFLLLFGLFAAPVMTGSRAFAQPAVPDGISRPDKMDAPETNKQTEAFRHAAPVKKLAAVLHMDVNSLANILEDINSGIVILLVLWLVLKTVPKALRNRQSTLEKQLEEARLSSTQANERLAVVEERLAKLGSEIDAFREQTEREMAEDEKRIQASIEEERQRIIASAEQEIEAAASAARRELKTLVADLAVERALHGLRITDADDHALIHGFAESLKGERN; from the coding sequence TTGAAGTTGCGCCGCCGCACCGTTTTCTCTTTTCTCCTTTTATTTGGATTGTTCGCAGCTCCGGTCATGACCGGCTCGCGCGCCTTCGCGCAGCCTGCGGTCCCGGATGGTATCTCCCGTCCGGACAAGATGGACGCGCCGGAGACGAATAAGCAGACCGAGGCCTTCCGTCATGCTGCGCCGGTCAAAAAGCTTGCCGCCGTGCTGCACATGGATGTGAACTCTCTGGCGAACATCCTCGAAGACATCAATTCGGGGATTGTGATCCTGCTGGTGCTCTGGCTGGTGCTGAAGACGGTACCCAAGGCCCTGCGCAACCGTCAGTCCACGCTCGAGAAGCAGCTTGAAGAAGCGCGTCTCTCCAGCACGCAGGCGAATGAGCGCCTGGCCGTCGTCGAAGAACGGCTTGCGAAGCTGGGCAGCGAGATCGATGCCTTCCGCGAGCAGACCGAGCGCGAGATGGCCGAGGACGAGAAGCGCATCCAGGCGTCGATCGAGGAAGAGCGCCAGCGCATCATCGCCTCCGCGGAGCAGGAGATCGAGGCGGCTGCCTCGGCTGCGCGCCGCGAGCTCAAGACCCTGGTCGCCGACCTTGCTGTCGAGCGCGCCCTGCATGGCCTGCGCATTACGGATGCCGACGACCATGCCCTCATTCACGGTTTCGCCGAGAGCCTGAAGGGAGAGCGCAACTAA
- the atpH gene encoding ATP synthase F1 subunit delta: protein MSALAARYARALAEVLREAHQNPTPVQSQLDDFVAAWNTSADLREVFLDPSFPVAEKVAILDKLNTKLQLTQQARNFVAVLINHGRLHDLREIVAAFHEVVDEELGVSVVAVTSARALGEDQRRDLEQQIAGMTQTKIRASYQEDASLLGGVIVRIGSTVYDGSVRGRLDRLKEELIAG, encoded by the coding sequence ATGTCCGCCCTTGCCGCGCGTTATGCTCGCGCACTCGCCGAAGTTCTGCGCGAAGCCCATCAGAATCCGACCCCTGTCCAGTCTCAGCTTGACGACTTTGTCGCTGCCTGGAACACGAGCGCCGATCTGCGGGAAGTTTTTCTCGATCCCTCGTTCCCAGTGGCCGAAAAGGTCGCGATTCTCGACAAGCTGAATACCAAGCTCCAGCTGACGCAGCAGGCGCGTAACTTTGTCGCCGTGCTCATCAACCATGGACGGCTGCACGATCTCCGCGAGATCGTTGCCGCATTCCACGAAGTCGTGGATGAGGAGCTTGGCGTCTCCGTGGTTGCAGTGACCTCGGCCCGCGCCCTCGGCGAAGACCAGCGGCGCGACCTCGAACAACAGATTGCCGGGATGACGCAAACCAAAATTCGCGCGTCCTATCAGGAAGATGCCTCGCTCCTTGGCGGTGTCATCGTCAGGATCGGCAGCACCGTGTACGATGGCTCGGTACGTGGCCGTCTTGACCGCCTCAAGGAAGAGCTCATCGCCGGCTAG
- the atpG gene encoding ATP synthase F1 subunit gamma — protein sequence MANVLDLRRRIRSVKNTRQITKAMKMVAAAKLRRAQERAMSSRPYSAMLASVLESLKRRIDTYDPETGDTWHALLRTREEKRVLVVVISGEKGFAGAFNNNILKAASQFIAANQDKQIDIEPIGRKARDTYRRRYPAASFKNGAEGERAERQRGTGIELIGDHTGLLEKLNFDAVREVGEDIVERYAHEEIDAVYVVYNEFKSVIAQRVVVEKILPIVEIGKPQIAQAEEMSTEERARAGEAALTAGISAQKGEAAADLKEFEDEAKKFGTADVDYIYEQSPREIFNAILPRYITSQLYHAMLESVAAEHAARMTAMDAATNNASEMIDSLTLVMNRVRQAAITKEIIEIVSGAAAL from the coding sequence ATGGCGAACGTCCTCGATCTACGGCGGCGCATCCGCAGCGTGAAGAACACGCGTCAGATCACCAAGGCCATGAAGATGGTGGCCGCGGCGAAGCTGCGCCGTGCTCAGGAGCGCGCCATGTCGTCGCGCCCCTACTCGGCGATGCTGGCCAGCGTGCTCGAATCGCTGAAGCGCCGCATCGACACCTACGATCCGGAGACCGGTGACACCTGGCATGCGCTGCTGCGCACGCGCGAAGAGAAGCGCGTGCTGGTGGTGGTCATCTCCGGTGAAAAGGGTTTTGCCGGCGCATTCAACAACAACATCCTGAAGGCCGCGAGCCAGTTCATCGCCGCCAACCAGGACAAGCAGATTGACATCGAACCGATCGGCCGCAAGGCCCGCGATACCTATCGCCGCCGTTATCCTGCCGCCTCTTTCAAGAACGGGGCGGAAGGCGAGCGCGCCGAGCGGCAGCGGGGAACCGGCATCGAGCTGATCGGTGACCATACGGGCCTGCTCGAGAAGCTGAACTTCGATGCGGTGCGCGAAGTGGGCGAGGATATCGTCGAGCGCTACGCACACGAAGAGATCGACGCGGTCTATGTGGTCTACAACGAGTTCAAGTCGGTGATCGCGCAGCGTGTGGTGGTGGAGAAGATTCTTCCCATCGTCGAGATCGGCAAGCCGCAGATCGCGCAGGCAGAGGAGATGTCGACCGAGGAGCGTGCGCGTGCGGGTGAAGCCGCGCTGACCGCAGGCATCAGTGCCCAGAAGGGCGAGGCCGCGGCGGACCTCAAGGAATTCGAGGACGAGGCGAAGAAGTTCGGCACGGCAGACGTGGATTACATCTACGAGCAGTCGCCGCGCGAGATCTTCAATGCCATCCTGCCGCGCTACATCACCTCGCAGCTCTATCACGCGATGCTCGAGTCGGTAGCTGCCGAGCACGCGGCGCGTATGACGGCGATGGACGCGGCGACCAACAACGCCTCGGAGATGATCGACTCGCTGACGCTGGTGATGAACCGCGTCCGCCAGGCGGCCATCACCAAGGAAATTATCGAGATTGTGAGCGGCGCGGCCGCGTTGTAA
- a CDS encoding 3-keto-5-aminohexanoate cleavage protein, with translation MSRKIFLQAALNGDSRHPATPRTPETIARAALAVSNAGAHSVHVHAFDPTGRETLAGEMCGDVLRAIRNLCPNLPVSLTTSASIVSDPLERLHIVEKWNEFPDLITANQGEVGIVELCHLLLARGVQIEAGLLSAEDAKAFVSSGLADRCRRVLIEPLDLNPAMAVEHAAAMEEIVTSAGIELEQVHHGYGLACWEVNRRALQRGHSIRTGLEDITLLPDGTPARDNADLVAAAIELIRTPATRLR, from the coding sequence ATGTCCCGCAAGATTTTCCTCCAGGCCGCGCTGAACGGCGACAGCAGGCATCCTGCCACTCCCCGCACACCGGAAACGATTGCCCGCGCAGCACTTGCTGTGAGCAATGCCGGCGCGCACTCCGTGCATGTGCATGCGTTCGATCCAACCGGCAGAGAAACGCTTGCAGGAGAAATGTGCGGAGACGTGCTTCGCGCAATCCGAAATCTGTGTCCCAACCTCCCGGTTTCGCTCACCACCTCCGCCAGCATTGTGAGCGACCCGCTAGAACGCCTGCATATCGTTGAGAAGTGGAACGAATTTCCCGATCTGATCACGGCCAATCAGGGAGAAGTGGGGATCGTCGAGCTCTGCCACCTGCTGCTCGCACGCGGCGTTCAGATCGAGGCAGGTCTGCTGAGTGCCGAAGATGCAAAGGCATTCGTATCGTCCGGATTGGCAGACCGCTGCCGCCGCGTCCTCATCGAGCCTCTGGACCTGAATCCTGCCATGGCTGTCGAGCATGCCGCGGCCATGGAGGAGATCGTCACGTCGGCAGGCATCGAACTTGAGCAGGTTCACCACGGCTATGGGCTTGCGTGCTGGGAGGTCAACCGGCGCGCTCTCCAGAGAGGTCACAGCATTCGCACCGGACTCGAGGACATCACGCTTCTACCCGATGGAACTCCTGCAAGAGATAACGCCGATCTGGTCGCCGCGGCAATCGAGTTGATCCGCACCCCAGCTACGCGGCTGCGGTAA
- a CDS encoding YoaK family protein: MSTPDNPSSSSNPDPAAVLPPADSRFQERTDLVHSALTGSLLATAGGFLDAFTYTAHGHVFANAMTGNVILLGVSCVSHNWHTGLRHLPPIAAFLCGICSARGIHLYAERRGLRFPYLAVLLLELATLGVLSLLPQATRDFWITTSIAFAASVQVATFRQVNGHGYSSTFTTGNLRTLGEAIFDWIFAERKPETLRRVEDFAMICGAFFFGALLGAIVTPHMGNRALWVDMAFLFAVAVRLAWQNRRDAEAS; the protein is encoded by the coding sequence GTGTCCACTCCGGACAATCCCTCTTCTTCGTCAAATCCCGATCCAGCCGCTGTATTGCCTCCTGCTGATTCGCGTTTTCAGGAGCGCACGGATCTTGTTCATTCCGCGCTGACCGGGTCTCTGCTGGCTACGGCCGGCGGCTTTCTCGACGCCTTCACCTACACGGCGCATGGTCATGTCTTTGCCAATGCCATGACCGGCAACGTGATTCTGCTCGGCGTCTCCTGCGTCTCGCACAACTGGCATACAGGTCTGCGCCACCTGCCGCCGATCGCGGCGTTCCTCTGCGGCATCTGCTCGGCGCGCGGCATTCATCTCTATGCGGAGCGCCGCGGCCTGCGCTTCCCCTATCTCGCCGTGCTGCTGCTGGAACTGGCTACGCTCGGCGTCCTCAGCCTGCTGCCGCAAGCTACCCGCGATTTCTGGATTACGACGAGCATTGCTTTTGCCGCCTCGGTGCAGGTGGCTACCTTTCGGCAGGTGAATGGACACGGCTACAGCTCAACCTTCACCACGGGGAATCTACGCACATTGGGCGAGGCGATCTTCGACTGGATCTTTGCAGAACGCAAGCCTGAGACACTCCGTAGAGTAGAAGACTTCGCCATGATTTGTGGAGCGTTCTTCTTTGGCGCGCTGCTCGGGGCGATCGTGACGCCTCACATGGGCAATCGTGCGTTATGGGTCGATATGGCTTTTCTGTTCGCCGTGGCAGTTCGATTGGCGTGGCAGAACCGCCGGGACGCAGAGGCATCCTGA
- the atpA gene encoding F0F1 ATP synthase subunit alpha produces the protein MAQINADEITALLKEQIANYDSKVRVDEVGTVVTLGDGIARVHGLDKVMAGELIEFPHGVAGLAMNLEEDQVGTVLLGDYTEIREGDQVKRTGKILSVPVGDAMVGRVVNALGQPIDDKGSIHTTQALPVERLAPGVIARQPVREPMMTGLKAIDAMIPIGRGQRELIIGDRQTGKTAVALDTIINSKGKDLICIYCAIGQKRSSVATVVQTLEEYGAMDYTVVVAATASEPAPMLYLAPYAATAIAEYFRDNGKHAVIIYDDLSKHAVAYRELSLLLRRPPGREAYPGDVFYLHSRLLERSCKLNDQLGGGSLTALPIIETQAGDVSAYIPTNVISITDGQIFLESDLFNSGIRPAVNVGLSVSRVGFSAAIKAVKQVGSTLKLDLAQYRDLAAFSQFGSDLDPATQRQLNRGQRLTELLKQPQFHPLSAEQQVFILFAGTQGYLDDIKVPSIRAFEDGLYKYLASAQSAVMNDIATKKSLDDELKKRMHEALKEYKANFLAEHQDAQIQQPKQAGAKK, from the coding sequence ATGGCTCAGATAAACGCAGACGAAATCACAGCGCTCCTGAAAGAGCAGATCGCCAACTACGACTCCAAGGTCCGCGTCGACGAAGTCGGCACCGTGGTGACCCTCGGTGACGGTATTGCGCGCGTGCACGGCCTCGACAAGGTGATGGCCGGCGAGCTGATCGAATTCCCGCACGGTGTGGCCGGACTGGCCATGAACCTCGAAGAAGACCAGGTCGGCACGGTGCTGCTCGGCGACTACACCGAGATTCGCGAAGGCGACCAGGTGAAGCGCACCGGCAAGATCCTCAGCGTCCCCGTGGGCGATGCGATGGTCGGCCGCGTGGTCAACGCGCTCGGTCAGCCCATCGACGACAAGGGGTCGATCCACACCACGCAGGCTCTGCCCGTGGAGCGGCTTGCTCCCGGCGTCATCGCGCGCCAGCCTGTGCGCGAACCGATGATGACCGGCCTCAAGGCCATCGACGCGATGATTCCGATCGGCCGCGGCCAGCGTGAGCTGATCATCGGCGACCGCCAGACGGGCAAGACCGCTGTGGCGCTCGACACGATCATCAACAGCAAGGGCAAGGACCTGATCTGCATCTACTGCGCGATCGGTCAGAAGCGCTCGTCGGTTGCCACCGTCGTCCAGACGCTCGAAGAGTACGGCGCCATGGACTATACCGTCGTGGTGGCCGCGACTGCCTCCGAGCCGGCGCCGATGCTCTATCTCGCGCCCTATGCCGCGACCGCCATCGCTGAGTACTTCCGCGACAACGGCAAGCACGCGGTCATCATCTACGACGATCTCTCGAAGCACGCTGTCGCCTATCGCGAACTGTCGCTGCTGCTCCGCCGGCCGCCGGGCCGCGAAGCCTATCCGGGCGATGTGTTCTATCTCCATTCGCGCCTGCTCGAGCGCTCCTGCAAGCTGAACGACCAGCTTGGCGGCGGCTCGCTGACCGCTCTGCCGATTATCGAAACGCAGGCGGGCGACGTCTCGGCCTACATTCCGACCAACGTCATCTCGATCACCGACGGACAGATCTTCCTCGAGAGCGACCTGTTCAACTCCGGTATCCGTCCGGCTGTGAACGTCGGTCTTTCGGTTTCGCGTGTGGGCTTCTCGGCGGCCATCAAGGCGGTCAAGCAGGTTGGTTCGACGCTGAAGCTGGATCTGGCGCAGTATCGCGATCTCGCGGCCTTCTCGCAGTTCGGCAGCGATCTCGATCCGGCGACGCAGCGTCAGCTCAACCGCGGCCAGCGTCTCACCGAGCTGCTCAAGCAGCCGCAGTTCCATCCTCTGAGCGCCGAGCAGCAGGTTTTCATCCTCTTCGCCGGAACGCAGGGTTATCTTGACGACATCAAGGTGCCGTCGATCCGCGCCTTCGAGGATGGCCTCTACAAGTACCTGGCCTCCGCGCAGTCGGCGGTGATGAACGACATCGCGACGAAGAAGTCGCTGGACGATGAGCTCAAGAAGCGCATGCACGAGGCGCTCAAGGAGTACAAGGCCAACTTCCTCGCCGAGCACCAGGACGCGCAGATTCAGCAGCCGAAGCAGGCGGGAGCGAAGAAGTAA